In one window of Anaerolineae bacterium DNA:
- a CDS encoding valine--tRNA ligase → MTNEMPRIFDFQNEEPRLYQWWEQNGWFKPEAARNPDAEPFVISIPPPNVTGELHQGHAMFVSLEDMMIRYERMRGKAALWVPGTDHAGIATQLMVERMLAEEGTTRQAIGREEFLRRTWEWKAKYGGRIVQQLRRLGASCDWDRERFTMDDQLSRAVREAFVRLWEDGLLYRGTRLVNWSPNLQTAVSDLEVEYEERDGTLYYFRYRLKSDPAHYIPVATTRPETILGDTAVAVHPDDERYRHLIGQEVLVPILDRAIPVIGDEYVDRAFGTGALKITPGHDPNDYEIGLRFNLPMINILNKDGTLNENAGPYAGLDRFVAREKLWADMRAAGLVIKEEPYRHSVPISQRGGELIEPLLSEQWFVRIKPMAEKAIAAVRSGQIRIVPERFEKIYFHWMENIRDWCISRQLWWGHRIPAWYADDGEIWVGREDTPPQDGRHWTQDPDVLDTWFSSGLWPFSTLGWPEDTPDYRRFYPTSVMETGYDILFFWVARMIMMGLWFTGKAPFHTVYLHGLVRDENGQKMSKTKGNVIDPLQNIEEYGTDALRFTLLTGSTPGQDMNLSEDRIRGNRNFANKLWQMTRFVTANLDGEKPLGPPPLNADLTLPDRWILSRLQTLIGNVQRLFDTYQYGEAGRQIYEFIWGEYADWYIEISKETLYGGEAAAKSRVRHILVYVLETCLRLLHPFMPFVTEAAWQYLPHEGQALIIAEWPTVQQAYQNRKAEEEMQVLLELIRGLRNLRAEYNVDPGRRLQAMAHAGTRQQLLADYADLFDRLARIETITFLDQSQPAPDKAASVVVGEATIYLHLADMIDLSAERARLAQELEAISQQLERASRLLSNADFVSKANPAVVERERAKVADLQTSKDAILKRLETLG, encoded by the coding sequence ATGACCAACGAAATGCCCAGGATATTCGACTTCCAGAATGAGGAACCACGCCTCTATCAATGGTGGGAGCAAAATGGCTGGTTCAAGCCGGAGGCTGCCCGCAATCCGGACGCTGAGCCATTTGTGATCAGCATCCCCCCACCCAATGTGACCGGTGAATTGCACCAGGGTCACGCCATGTTTGTCAGCCTGGAAGACATGATGATCCGGTACGAGCGCATGCGCGGCAAAGCGGCCCTGTGGGTTCCCGGCACCGATCATGCTGGTATTGCCACTCAGCTTATGGTTGAGCGGATGCTGGCTGAGGAAGGCACCACCCGTCAGGCAATCGGACGTGAGGAGTTCCTGCGCCGTACCTGGGAGTGGAAAGCTAAGTACGGTGGGCGCATCGTTCAGCAACTCCGCCGTCTGGGGGCCAGTTGCGACTGGGACCGCGAGCGTTTCACCATGGACGACCAGCTCTCGCGGGCCGTTCGGGAGGCTTTTGTCCGCCTGTGGGAAGATGGACTGCTCTACCGCGGGACAAGACTGGTCAACTGGAGTCCTAACCTGCAGACTGCAGTCAGCGATCTGGAAGTGGAATACGAGGAGCGTGATGGTACGCTCTACTACTTCCGCTACCGCCTCAAGTCAGACCCAGCTCACTACATCCCCGTGGCGACCACCCGCCCGGAGACTATCCTGGGCGATACTGCGGTTGCTGTTCATCCTGACGATGAGCGCTATCGCCACCTGATTGGTCAGGAGGTGCTGGTTCCCATCCTGGACCGCGCGATTCCCGTTATCGGGGACGAGTACGTGGATCGCGCCTTCGGCACCGGCGCGTTGAAGATCACCCCCGGCCACGATCCGAACGACTATGAGATCGGCCTGCGCTTCAACCTGCCGATGATCAATATCCTCAACAAGGACGGTACGCTGAACGAAAACGCGGGGCCATATGCCGGTCTTGATCGCTTTGTGGCCCGGGAAAAGCTATGGGCGGATATGCGGGCGGCAGGGCTGGTCATCAAGGAAGAGCCTTACCGCCACAGCGTGCCCATCAGCCAGCGCGGTGGTGAACTGATCGAGCCTCTGCTGAGCGAGCAGTGGTTTGTCCGAATCAAGCCTATGGCGGAGAAAGCTATCGCAGCAGTGCGCAGTGGCCAGATCAGGATTGTGCCGGAGCGTTTTGAGAAGATCTACTTCCACTGGATGGAGAACATCCGTGACTGGTGCATCAGCCGACAGCTCTGGTGGGGGCACCGCATCCCAGCCTGGTATGCTGACGACGGTGAGATATGGGTCGGGCGCGAGGATACGCCTCCACAGGATGGTCGTCACTGGACTCAGGACCCTGACGTGCTGGATACGTGGTTTAGTAGCGGCCTCTGGCCATTCAGCACGCTTGGCTGGCCGGAAGACACACCTGATTACCGGCGCTTTTACCCGACCAGTGTCATGGAGACAGGTTACGATATCCTGTTCTTCTGGGTGGCCCGGATGATCATGATGGGTCTCTGGTTCACCGGCAAGGCGCCGTTCCACACCGTCTATCTGCACGGCCTCGTCCGCGATGAGAACGGCCAGAAGATGAGCAAGACCAAGGGCAATGTGATTGATCCGCTGCAAAACATCGAGGAGTACGGCACAGATGCCCTGCGCTTCACCCTGCTGACCGGTAGCACCCCCGGCCAGGATATGAACCTCTCGGAGGATCGCATCCGGGGCAATCGGAACTTTGCTAACAAGTTGTGGCAAATGACCCGGTTCGTGACTGCCAATCTGGACGGTGAAAAACCGCTTGGTCCTCCCCCTCTGAACGCCGACCTTACCCTGCCCGATCGATGGATTCTCAGTCGCCTTCAGACCCTGATCGGCAATGTGCAGCGTCTCTTTGACACCTACCAGTATGGTGAGGCTGGCCGCCAGATTTATGAATTCATCTGGGGAGAGTATGCTGACTGGTACATCGAGATCAGCAAAGAGACGCTTTACGGCGGTGAAGCTGCAGCCAAGTCCCGTGTGCGGCACATTCTGGTGTATGTGCTGGAAACCTGCCTGCGCCTCCTGCACCCGTTCATGCCCTTTGTGACTGAGGCGGCGTGGCAGTACCTGCCCCATGAGGGCCAGGCGCTGATCATAGCCGAATGGCCAACCGTACAGCAGGCTTACCAGAATCGGAAGGCCGAAGAGGAAATGCAGGTACTGCTTGAACTCATCCGCGGCCTGCGGAATCTGCGCGCTGAGTACAACGTTGACCCTGGTCGGCGCCTGCAGGCGATGGCTCACGCCGGCACTCGCCAGCAACTCCTGGCGGACTACGCGGATCTCTTCGATCGCCTGGCCCGGATTGAGACCATCACCTTCCTTGATCAGAGTCAGCCTGCGCCGGACAAGGCGGCCTCAGTGGTGGTTGGCGAGGCAACCATCTACTTGCACCTTGCTGACATGATCGACCTGAGTGCTGAACGCGCCCGCCTTGCACAGGAGCTGGAGGCAATCTCACAGCAACTGGAGCGCGCCTCACGACTTCTCAGTAATGCGGACTTTGTGAGCAAAGCCAACCCGGCTGTCGTTGAGCGTGAAAGGGCTAAAGTGGCCGATCTGCAGACGAGTAAAGACGCTATCCTCAAGCGTCTGGAAACACTCGGCTAG
- a CDS encoding HEAT repeat domain-containing protein, with protein MPDLVQYHIARLKDKNPRVRAAAAHELGLLGDAAALSALEELFQTDRDPEVKRAAQEAGRAIFKRIRLQQGK; from the coding sequence ATGCCCGATCTGGTGCAATATCATATTGCACGGCTAAAGGATAAGAATCCCAGGGTTCGCGCTGCTGCCGCCCATGAGCTAGGGCTGCTAGGGGACGCCGCTGCATTGAGCGCCCTCGAGGAGCTTTTCCAGACTGATCGGGACCCAGAGGTCAAGCGAGCCGCTCAGGAAGCTGGCAGGGCGATCTTCAAACGGATACGTCTCCAGCAGGGTAAGTAG
- the udk gene encoding uridine kinase: MSQPIQRPVTIGVAGGTASGKSTVSARLLEQAGSNNIAYLSHDSYYRDMADIPRTQDGRPNFDHPDSLETSLLIANIRRLQNWEAVEEPVYDFTTYSRTACTRTILPQPVILVEGILLFVEPELRNLFDIRIFVDTPDDIRLIRRLKRDIAERGRTVESVIDQYLATVRPMHLEFVEPSKRYADVIIPEGGFNQVAIDIVAARIRSMLADLRR; the protein is encoded by the coding sequence ATGAGCCAACCCATACAGCGTCCGGTCACGATTGGAGTTGCCGGTGGAACTGCCTCCGGTAAGAGTACGGTATCCGCCAGGTTGCTGGAGCAAGCCGGCAGCAACAATATTGCCTATCTATCCCATGACTCTTACTACCGGGATATGGCGGACATCCCGCGCACCCAGGATGGCCGTCCCAACTTTGACCACCCCGATTCCCTGGAAACGTCGTTGCTGATCGCCAATATCCGCCGCTTGCAGAACTGGGAAGCTGTCGAAGAGCCGGTTTATGACTTCACCACATACAGCCGCACAGCCTGCACGCGCACTATTCTGCCCCAGCCCGTGATCCTGGTGGAGGGTATCCTGCTCTTTGTGGAGCCAGAGCTGCGCAACCTGTTTGACATTCGAATCTTTGTCGATACGCCGGATGATATCCGCCTGATCCGTCGCCTCAAAAGGGATATTGCAGAGCGAGGACGCACTGTGGAGTCGGTCATTGACCAGTATCTGGCCACTGTCCGTCCCATGCATCTGGAATTCGTCGAGCCAAGCAAGCGTTACGCGGACGTGATCATCCCTGAAGGCGGGTTTAACCAGGTGGCCATTGACATAGTGGCGGCCCGGATCAGATCGATGCTGGCTGACCTGCGCCGGTGA
- the smpB gene encoding SsrA-binding protein SmpB, whose product MTPKKVDDGRLIIATNRKARHDYFLEDTFEAGLVLVGSEIKSIRARHVNLRDGYVQIKGGELWLLNTHIADYKQAGPYHGHDPLRPRKLLMHRKEINRLATKIQEKGYTLIPVTLYLKRGRAKVEIALARGKKQYDKREAIARRDSQRQIDRVLRERGR is encoded by the coding sequence ATGACTCCTAAAAAGGTAGATGATGGCCGGCTAATTATTGCCACTAACCGCAAGGCCCGTCATGACTACTTCCTAGAAGATACATTCGAGGCGGGTCTGGTGCTGGTTGGCTCAGAGATCAAATCTATCCGCGCCCGGCATGTCAACTTGCGGGATGGCTATGTGCAGATCAAGGGCGGCGAGTTGTGGCTGCTCAATACCCATATTGCCGATTACAAACAGGCCGGGCCTTACCACGGCCACGACCCCCTGCGTCCTCGCAAGCTACTGATGCATCGCAAGGAGATTAACCGGCTGGCGACAAAGATCCAGGAGAAAGGTTATACCCTGATTCCGGTAACGCTTTATCTCAAGCGTGGCAGAGCCAAGGTGGAAATCGCCCTGGCGCGCGGCAAGAAGCAATATGACAAGCGTGAGGCTATCGCCCGGCGGGATAGCCAGCGCCAGATCGACCGTGTGCTGCGAGAACGAGGCCGGTAA
- a CDS encoding PAS domain-containing protein, translating to MAQPGVTRQDPVSHDKLERQVAEQALLLRASEYLTSSLDITHTLPPVVELILLTGVGHSARLVLGGVGHEITVFAAGRLADSPMVLDEHILQFSAAPHDVLTLDPQELPDAVWQTTSREVPGRILVWPLHAVDRWPGVLWIATDSPAAPSADHLSLISRLVAQVSAALINVSRFDQLHKEYQRLQIALDDVADAVLIMDLQGNLVLVNRAAQTLLNINPSEVVNQPASIALRAYPELLDFLNSGENAMDYWEGPGQRVFSPHLRVVEDGENAVGSVLLILRDVTANVLLDRNQREIVDLMGHDIHTPLTVIKSATDMLGMAGDLNSRQAAMLDKVLSGVRQITALANNIEDAGRWDPQTGSYQMIRGPVNVAAIVSSIVADQQDIAAKQNIRLSTILPPAVPIISGDKLMIERALANLVSNAIKYTPDGGDVTVTITVTDNALTVCVSDTGLGIAKENLDRLFKRGSRIITPEITRKRIKGSGLGLFIVHSVAKYHNGRVWVESELGKGSKFYFSLPLKQEGALAGQ from the coding sequence GTGGCGCAACCAGGTGTTACCCGACAAGACCCTGTCAGCCATGACAAACTGGAACGGCAGGTCGCTGAACAGGCGCTTTTACTTCGCGCTTCCGAATATCTCACTTCCAGCCTGGACATCACCCACACTCTCCCTCCTGTAGTTGAACTGATTCTGTTAACTGGCGTCGGGCATTCTGCTCGCCTGGTTCTTGGTGGCGTTGGCCACGAGATTACTGTCTTTGCTGCCGGACGTCTGGCTGACTCCCCAATGGTTCTGGACGAGCACATTCTGCAATTCTCGGCGGCTCCTCATGACGTGTTGACGCTTGATCCTCAAGAGTTGCCGGATGCCGTCTGGCAGACAACCTCACGGGAGGTTCCCGGCAGGATTCTTGTCTGGCCGCTTCACGCCGTGGATCGCTGGCCCGGCGTGCTCTGGATCGCCACCGATAGCCCCGCTGCCCCATCCGCAGATCATCTCTCTCTGATCTCTAGACTAGTGGCGCAGGTTTCAGCCGCTCTGATCAACGTTTCACGTTTTGACCAGTTGCACAAAGAGTACCAGCGCTTGCAGATAGCGCTGGATGATGTAGCCGATGCCGTCCTGATTATGGATCTCCAGGGAAACCTGGTGTTAGTCAACCGGGCGGCGCAAACCCTGCTGAACATCAATCCATCCGAGGTCGTTAACCAGCCGGCAAGCATAGCACTGCGGGCTTATCCAGAATTATTGGACTTTCTGAATAGCGGCGAGAACGCTATGGATTACTGGGAAGGGCCTGGACAGCGAGTGTTCTCGCCGCACTTGCGGGTCGTTGAAGATGGTGAGAACGCGGTCGGTAGCGTGCTGCTAATCCTGCGCGATGTCACGGCCAATGTACTGCTTGATCGCAACCAGCGCGAGATTGTTGACCTGATGGGGCACGACATCCATACTCCCCTTACCGTAATCAAAAGCGCGACTGATATGCTGGGCATGGCCGGCGATCTCAATAGCAGGCAGGCGGCAATGCTGGATAAGGTGCTCAGCGGAGTCCGCCAGATCACGGCCCTGGCCAATAACATCGAGGATGCTGGCCGCTGGGACCCTCAGACCGGAAGCTACCAGATGATCCGTGGTCCGGTCAATGTTGCGGCCATCGTATCCAGTATTGTAGCTGACCAACAGGATATTGCAGCCAAGCAGAATATTCGCCTCAGCACGATCCTTCCCCCTGCGGTTCCGATCATCTCCGGCGACAAACTGATGATTGAACGCGCTCTGGCCAATCTGGTCAGCAATGCGATCAAGTACACCCCTGATGGTGGTGATGTCACTGTCACCATCACAGTCACTGACAACGCGCTAACTGTCTGTGTGAGTGACACTGGCTTAGGCATCGCCAAAGAGAATCTGGACCGGCTGTTCAAACGCGGTAGCCGGATCATTACCCCGGAGATCACCAGAAAGCGGATCAAAGGTAGCGGCCTGGGATTGTTCATTGTCCACAGTGTTGCCAAGTATCATAATGGCAGAGTGTGGGTAGAAAGTGAACTGGGCAAAGGCAGCAAGTTCTACTTCAGCCTGCCGCTGAAACAGGAAGGCGCTCTCGCTGGCCAATGA